The genomic window TTCGTAGTGTTCACGACGACGTACTTCAGACAGTACACCTGCTTTCTCGCAAGAACGCTTGAAGCGGCGCAGGGCAACATCAAAAGGCTCGTTTTCTCTTACTTTTACTGAAGGCATTCGCTCTCGTATCCTTAATTACTGAATTCTGTGTTAGCACCATAAAAAACGGCCTCGGCGGCCTTTTTGGCTTATAAATCAAATGATTGCAGCCAGATTCGCCAAGGGTTTTTTGTAGCGGCGGTCAAAATATAGACCGACCCTTTAGCGGAACGGCGAATTCTAGCGCGTTGCTGGACAAAGCGCAAACATTCGCGGTGGGTTTTGCACATCGGCCGATACGGGTGATAATTCCCACGCAAAGACAACCAAGTGGTGGGCGTAAGTGAAAGTACTGGGTATTGAAACATCGTGTGACGAGACGGGCGTGGCCATATATGACACCCAACAGGGGTTGTTGTCCCATGTGCTTTATTCGCAAATCGCCCTGCATGAGGAGTACGGCGGGGTGGTGCCGGAGCTGGCATCGCGTGACCACATCCGCAAATTACTGCCCTTGATCCAGGAATCGCTAGACCAGGCAGGCTTGCAGAAATCCGAGCTGGATGGCGTTGCCTATACGCTTGGCCCCGGCCTGGCGGGAGCGCTGATGGTGGGGGCGGCCACCGGCCGGGCGATGGCCTGGGCGCTGGGACTGCCGGCCATTGGAGTGCACCACATGGAAGGCCATCTGTTAGCGCCGTTGCTGGAAACGCCCCGTCCAGAATTTCCATTCGTCGCCCTGCTGGTTTCCGGCGGCCACACCCAGTTGGTGAAGGTTGAAGGGATTGGTCAATACGAATTGCTGGGCGAATCGGTGGACGATGCTGCCGGTGAAGCCTTCGACAAAACCGCCAAAATGCTGGGGTTAGGCTATCCCGGCGGGCCGATCCTGGCCAAGCTGGCGCAACAAGGGGTGCCGGGACGCTACAAATTTCCCCGTCCAATGACCGATCGCCCCGGGTTGGATTTCAGTTTCAGCGGTTTGAAAACCTTTGCGTTGACTACCTGGCAAACCGAGCCACAAACCGAGCAGACCAAAGCCGACATCGCCTA from Gammaproteobacteria bacterium includes these protein-coding regions:
- the tsaD gene encoding tRNA (adenosine(37)-N6)-threonylcarbamoyltransferase complex transferase subunit TsaD, giving the protein MKVLGIETSCDETGVAIYDTQQGLLSHVLYSQIALHEEYGGVVPELASRDHIRKLLPLIQESLDQAGLQKSELDGVAYTLGPGLAGALMVGAATGRAMAWALGLPAIGVHHMEGHLLAPLLETPRPEFPFVALLVSGGHTQLVKVEGIGQYELLGESVDDAAGEAFDKTAKMLGLGYPGGPILAKLAQQGVPGRYKFPRPMTDRPGLDFSFSGLKTFALTTWQTEPQTEQTKADIAYAFEEAVVETMVIKCRRALQQTGYSRLVVAGGVSANLHLRRRLQEMLQKQNGEVFYPRLAFATDNGAMIALVGALRLEAGERAELNFKARPRWDMASLGAV